In the genome of Xiphias gladius isolate SHS-SW01 ecotype Sanya breed wild chromosome 18, ASM1685928v1, whole genome shotgun sequence, the window GCAGCTGATTGCTTTTCACCTTTAAAGTGAAGAGACATTATTGTTCGTAATCTCCCTTTTACAAAGCCATTGCTATGGTAACATGTTGCAACAGAACATTTATCACCACCTTCAGGCTGGGGTATGGTAGCAATTCACTGTACATCATAAACTgattgcacaaacacaaagtacaaagaaaactgattttattcaCAAGATTACACTAGtcagaataaacagaaaagaaacatccTTGTCAATGGAAATCAGATAGACATTATATGATTCAAAGACCCACAATGGCTTTGCCTCtcttaaacaaacaaagctaaaagagataacaatgaaaaaaggtgTGGATCATTCTTTTCTAGATCCGTAGCCACACACTCCTCTCTCATACTCTCTCCAAGGCCTCCAACATGATAATGCTGTTTCCCCTGATGACCTGTGAGAAATGAGAACACAGAGTTAACACAGTGCATTCAAACAACACTTCCTAAAAGTTACAGAGTAAAATTGAGACTAAATTTCAAATTAGTCAGAATAGGCCTGTCAAATTTCTTTGTGTCCTTCTTTATCCTCAATAGTGCCTGGAACAACTATTCACAGCAGGCATATCAACCGCCAGTTCTGAAAGTTTCATGTTTATGTTAATGCTCGCTTACCGACATTTTTGTCAGGTTGGTTTAAAAATAATAGGCCCAATAATAGGCCCGTCCCATAGAGCTCCATTTTGGCCCTGTTTCTGATCTGAGTCCTTTAATATTGGGTATTTGCCAATACCAATACTTATATTGCTGATATGATTTGCCACCGGTGACGATTGCCATTTTGACCAGTAAAAGTAACGATCCGCGATGGCTAAAAATGAAGAGCTGCTACCTGATTGTTTTGTAAACTGATCTTTGCTAATGAGAAAGAGACTGGAGAGATGACAGATTCATTAGCGTTTTTAGCAGCGGAGTTTAGCAGATCTGTGTATTTTGCCGACCTCAGTGCCAGAACTCAGAGTCGCTGGAAACAAGATAGGCAAGGTTAGAAAGGTACTGACCACCATGCCGATGGTGTTCTGTTGTCCTCCTGCGCCCATCTCCAAACAGTCATCCACCACCAAGTTCATAAATGGGTCAAACCCTCGCAGGATGCCCTGAACGTGTCTGCCTCCATTCAACTTCActaaaaggac includes:
- the snrpg gene encoding small nuclear ribonucleoprotein G yields the protein MSKAHPPELKKFMDKKLSLKLNGGRHVQGILRGFDPFMNLVVDDCLEMGAGGQQNTIGMVVIRGNSIIMLEALERV